In the Triticum aestivum cultivar Chinese Spring chromosome 2B, IWGSC CS RefSeq v2.1, whole genome shotgun sequence genome, CATATGACATCCAATTCCAAGGCTCCTAGTCGCCGCTCCAGATTTTTCCGGATGCAATTTGGAAGGCCAGTGTGGAGAACAAATGCAAGTTTTTTCGTGGTTGCTTGTAAGGCGGCGGATCCTTATAATGCGGACATGTTGTCTGCAAGGGGATGACCGTGCAACATATTGTGTTTGATGTGTGGTAACAACTTCAGATGGTTGATCACCTCATACTCAGGTATAGTTTCGCGCACCAGGTGTGGCATGCTATTGCTACTAGGCAAGACCGTCCCTCTGTCTCACCTCCTTCTGTGACAGAGACAACCTCCTTCCCTGAGTGGTGGCACCAGATCCATGGCCCTGGTGATCATCCTCCAGACATGTGATTGATGGCATCGTCACTAATTACACATTCTGGCATATCTAGTGTGAGACAAATAGGAGGGCATTCGACAACAAGCATTGTGTTGTTGCTGTGGTAGTAGGCACATAAAAAAGGCAACGGTGGCCCGTGCCCTAGCCTTCCTTAGAGTTGCGAACAATGATCTCGATTAATCTTGTACATGTGTTTTTGTTGGTTTTTGGTTGTATTCAAACTATTCTTTCCTTCCAGGCACACTGATGCCAGCAACCAGTCCAGCGGCCATGCAGCAAACCATGAGTAGAGGGGGAAAAAGGATCACAAATGACATCTACGTGGTCAAATGCAGTCAGACCCATGGTGAACCACTTACTCACAATTAAGTTCCAGATGTACATTTCTAAACTTTATAGGATTCAATTGGCATACCTCAAAAACTTTTAGGACCTATAGTGCATTTTACTTATAAAGATTATTAGGGAGCGAACTATCCCAGGGTGCTTTCTTCGGGCGTAAGCCATTGGTGTCGCATCACGTGCCTATAATTGATCAGGTTTAGTTCCAGTCGAAGTGACCTACTAAAGTTTACTAAAGATCAGGAGAACATTATAGGTAAAATCTTTCTTGATAGTTTAGAAAAGTTGCCAATTCTTCTCATCACAATGACAACCTCATTTTATGTTCACTCACGAGAACACATATTTGCATAAAAAGTGCTCAAGTGCAGAAACAATATTAGCACAGAACCTCAGTATCAAACCCATAATGGAAGATTCATAGATGAATATGGATTATGGACTCTAGACTACTAGATTCAAACCAGTCGAACTAATTCTGAATCTATATGATTCAACAACTTTCACTAATCCATACAAATAAATGGGAATGCGATATCCAGAGAACCCCGGTCATATCCACCTGTAGCTGGATGCCTTAGATCATCAACTCCTTGGTTATGGCATGCATAACACTGACCTGAAACAAATTAACCCAACAAACTCTTAATAGAACTCTACAAACATTCATAGCTAATTCACTATATGGTCATGAAGACGAGGATCAGTACCACTTTCATTTGGTTCTAGAGGGCAGCAGAAATAGTATTTTCTTCCGAATATCTCTTTCACTTCGGCGAAGAACAATGCCACTCTGGAATCACTTGACCTAGGGCCCTCAATCTTTACAGTGAAATTGTAATGGTGGAAAACTTTGTGATGGTATTCCACATTAAAGCATTGGTGACAGAGTTCCTCAATCTGCCACTCAAGACCCTAAAACGAAATATAAATCTTTATTAGTACTGTTTTCCTGGTCACTTTCTTGTGGTTATAACAATTAAAATACTCAAAAGTTATATCCAGACCTTGAGATTAGTATTTCTTTCAGCGTATTTTTCGAATGCCAACATCACCTCCTTAGTCATCCATTTTTTCCCATTTTGAATAATCTCTTCGTCAGGAACTTCACACCTGTATGCATAGGCCAACACAAAATTGCATTTTCTGTTCATGTAGTAGAAGAAGTAGAAACCAGAATATGATGTCATCATGTTCAACGATTGATAAGCTTTTGGGTTTTGGCCCCAACACATATTAAGAAGCACATAAGATCGAAAGGAAAGTAAATTAACTAGATATATGTGTGGTGCAAAGTTGCGAACACCTCTGGTTGCTCAGAAATTGTGCGCCTGTCATGGCCCGTGATCCCTCTCATTATCTAAAATAATGAATATTGGGGAAAAAACTATGGTGCATGTAGAGGAACCAATAAACATACATGAATATTATCAATATCTTCTGCTATCTTGCTAAATAAGAAACATAGATGATAGATACTTCTTTCTGCAAACACAAAGATGCTATAGTAGTAACATGTAgaatttttttcgataaagggaatatattaatatcgcgaagataccaattacaTCCAGCCTCTGCACCAACAAGATATCAAAATACAtcaaggatgcacacagccaaaaagaaaaataaaaagagagaaatatGAAAACAAAGACCCCGTCGCAGTAATAAAACACTTGCAACAGCAACACtctaaccaccaccaaagacaacaCCTGAACAACAGAAGAGGCTCTTCAAAAgcgacacctccaagaaggaaacaatgCATAAGCGTTGTCGTCGCCCAATCAAGGATCTTGAGTTTTCACCCTGGAGAGAGTCCGAGATTCCAAAAACAATGCCTTCGCAAGACCATTGCCAGGTACAACCAATGAAGCAAGACCTTGGGCTTTCACCCTGGAGATCGCGGCTCGGTACTCGAGAAGCACCCCCAAAACTGTTGTCCACCTATGTTGACGCCCCATCCCTTCCAAGGCCGCCGCTGCAAGTCCTCAACATCCGACACACAGGAAAAAAAAACTGTGTCGCCATTCTTCAACGCAATCAAAACTCCTCGCACCATTAATTCTCCGATCACAGCCACCATGACTTTCTTCACCACCTCAACGCTGTGGAAATCTATACTTAGACATGTCCCATGGCACCGGCAAGACAACGAAGCTTCACGCCACACCCTCATGAAGCCTCTCTGGCTAAAGATGAGGGCGCGCCCGACCGAATCAATTCCGATCTAGATATTCAGTGGCGCCATGCGTCAAAAGTTGATATCTCTGATAGGAAGACCAGAACCCGTCGGTGTCTAGATCGAAGAGGTCGACATGCAGATTAAAGCTTCGGAGCACGAAGAACAGCAGAACCAACTAACTTAGAACTCCCCTGGATTGGACGGACTGAATCTGGGCATGGGGAACTGCCACAGCCAAGCGCACAATACGGAGGACATGAGGCAGCACCGAACCCACACCGGCGAGCTAGTTCCAGCCACTCCCAACCAGATATGTGCCCGCCGGCCACCGTCGCAGCTGCAGCCTCCCCGCCAATTGGACCGCCCAGCCGAGCACCAATGAGCAGATCGAAGAAGTGCTGCCCATCTTCGAGATCCACCGCGCCCTTGCGCCATGGACAGTACCAAACCGGGCAGCCGAAGCAGCTCCTCCAGGCCAGACCGTCGTGCCGCCCAAGCAGCCGCAGGAGTCGCCACCGTCATGAACAGGtctggggccgccgccccggcacccAAGCATCCGCCGGCCAGATCGTCCAACCGAGGACGACAGCAAAGGCCCGCCGCCGTCGTCAGCCCCACGGGGTTCTCCCAGGGGTGTCCTCCGACGGCGGCGAGCAGAGATCGGAGATGAGAAACGCGCTGAGTAGAGATGAGATCGCCACCCGTGTCGCCCGTCCGGACGACACGGGGCCGTTCGGTTTATTATCAAGAATAAGACGTTAATTAACATGTAGTAGCATACAAGGGTGATAGGATAATTTATAACCCTGCATATTATGAGGGGCCAAGGGGATAATTACTAGCAACGGTCAACAGGCAACCTCGGCAGTTGACCAGTTGCCAGTCAGATCCAGGATCACGCAGTTTGAGCTTCCAATAACCCACTTAAAACAGCTTTTGTGTTATGAATCTACAGTTCCTGTGTTTCGGAACTAAGTGAAAGTTCTTAAAGAGAACCTCATTTTCCATCTGCATGACTATACAAGATACAGTTCCTCGTTATAAACCAAGGAATATATAAACTCAGATCCATATTCATAAATTTTCAATGACACTGCTTAGAGAAAAAGTAAATCAATGCCAGATACCTGCAAGAGAGAGGATGGTAGATGGTTTACCTTGGTTGTCGACGTAGCAAATACTGCCGCGATGGTTCATTCCTCGAAGCTTGTTCTGTTGCCTGAAGGGACTGGGTTTCTGAATCAGCTGGAGAAGATGGCCACCCTACGGGAGGCCTCTTACAAAAATAGGAAGGTCGAGCGGTCATATCGGCACGCTCGGCAGCTGACATATTGTCGTACTTAGCAGCTAGACTGGAACACCCTACACCGAAAATTTTATCCATCACTTCGCTTACAGTGTCGCACGTATTCTCTTTCAAGTAATCCTCCATTTCTTGCAGTTCCTTGTCCCTGAAGAAAATTATGCCCATATAGTttacataatgcaataaataagtCTATGTGCTACTGAACTAGTGAATGTATTCCGCTGAGGCAAAACAAAGAAAAATTACTGTAAATGAACATAAATACTTTTTGTCTGCTTATTTGCAGGTGCTGATACAGCCTACGGCACTATTTTGTGCTTTATGCGTCAATGTCTAAGTAGCTACATAGTGATAGCAATTAAACCATACATTAGAATGTGAATAGTTCAATTCATAGCACTCACATTTGTCGTGCTGCACTTTACTAATGACATGCAGCTCTGCTActcttcttttctttttggctaTTTGATCCATGTATAAACAGGTATAGTTTTAGTGCTTTGGGACTTCATGCTGTTAGTTATAATCCTTGTTGTAGTTAGTCATGCTGCAGTTAGTCAATGAGTCAAGTCTTAGGGAGTAAGCTAGTGAGTAAGTCTTTGTCTTAGGCTAGAAGTCAGTGGGAAGTCAAGAAGTCTTAGGCTGTAAGAAAGCCACTAAGGTGGTTCTGTACTAGTTCCTTTCAACTATAAATAAGGGGGAAAGCCCAGCCAGCTGCAGCAATGGCAGCACCAAAAGAGAAGCATGTAGTGCATCAATAAGAGAAAAGGCTTTGACTGTGTGGGGCAGCAAGTCACCAAAAACAGCTTGTGTATTTGTGCATGTTGTGAGAAACAACACACACACAGAGGAGCTGAGTGATTCAGCTCCAACAGAGATAGAGGAGCTGAGTGACTCAGCTCCAACAGAGAGAGGGAGGCTGTAGTGACTCAGCTCCAACAGAGAGAGGGAGGCTGACTGACTCAGCTAAGCTTCAGGTGCTAGTGCTGTGTGTGTATAAGACATCAAGCCTCACTGTACTAGtcctgtgtgtgtgtgtttgagagtgGGTGAAGCATATCTCAGGAAGAGGAGGGAGTTGAGTGGTTCAATTCCAACACTTGCCATATTAAAGCAGCCAAGACTTAAAAGTTACAAACAAAAAATACAGCTCAAATATATTAACAAACAGCAAAATCATGCGTACAAATCAAAATCTGATTCGTCTTCAGGCTTCTCCACCACAGTGTCCGACTCACTCTCGCTGCTGCCAGTATCATAACACACATTGGACCTACAGCAATAAATATCCACACAACTAATGGTTATTATAATGTTCAGCTTCCTGGCATTTAATTTTATGTAAATAACATTCAACTACTTATGAAGTTGATGATGAATCAAACATATCCAATGATGTGCAAAACGTAAGACAGAGTACTGTGGGTCATAATAAGTATCCATTTCAACAAATCATATCCCTGTTAATACAGAGATAGTTATGATCATACCAATAGGTCGACTGAAGTATAGGAGAGATGTCATTCAGCGCTAGGGCAGTGATTTCTGACAGACCCATAGTT is a window encoding:
- the LOC123044635 gene encoding uncharacterized protein, with protein sequence MEDDGHPDPYLDLPLEIAEERRRAARLADECRRQHRETTTCLLSLPAPVAMDGDAHLVSLLDLHPELPEERRRPEPSSFHKTEIEEHASEVSNSEGSVTMGLSEITALALNDISPILQSTYWSNVCYDTGSSESESDTVVEKPEDESDFDLDKELQEMEDYLKENTCDTVSEVMDKIFGVGCSSLAAKYDNMSAAERADMTARPSYFCKRPPVGWPSSPADSETQSLQATEQASRNEPSRQYLLRRQPRCEVPDEEIIQNGKKWMTKEVMLAFEKYAERNTNLKGLEWQIEELCHQCFNVEYHHKVFHHYNFTVKIEGPRSSDSRVALFFAEVKEIFGRKYYFCCPLEPNESGQCYACHNQGVDDLRHPATGGYDRGSLDIAFPFICMD